In Oncorhynchus gorbuscha isolate QuinsamMale2020 ecotype Even-year linkage group LG02, OgorEven_v1.0, whole genome shotgun sequence, a single genomic region encodes these proteins:
- the LOC123993880 gene encoding bcl2-associated agonist of cell death-like, translating into MDHTHDCVDDNPETMNEQDESDHSGTTHYPEFQLHNVSTTTSIRPRPGGRARLYSESQVCSQVGRRDDTEFQDAITPTEEGGGDGAPFRSRSQSAPPTLWAAKKYGRQLRRMSDEFDTWLDKGEPKRGISPGGVKQEVSRGWFSFLWSPNEAEGRE; encoded by the exons ATGGACCACACACATGATTGTGTGGATGACAATCCAGAAACCATGAATGAACAAGATGAGTCTGACCACTCAGGAACCACACACTACCCAGAATTTCAGCTCCATAATGTCTCCACTACGACGAGCATCAGACCACGACCAG GTGGGCGAGCTCGGCTCTACTCCGAGTCCCAAGTGTGCTCCCAGGTTGGCAGAAGGGATGACACAGAGTTTCAGGATGCAATAACTCCTACTGAGGAGGGCGGGGGCGATGGGGCTCCTTTCCGAAGCCGATCGCAGTCTGCTCCTCCTACACTGTGGGCTGCAAAGAAATATGGCCGCCAGCTGAGGAGGATGAGTGATGAATTTGACACCTGGCTCGACAAAGGG GAGCCCAAGAGAGGGATTAGCCCAGGAGGGGTCAAGCAGGAGGTCTCCCGAGGATGGTTCTCTTTCCTCTGGAGTCCAAACGAGGCCGAAGGCAGGGAGTGA